The DNA sequence CGCCGGCACCTGGCCCGGTGCCCGCGATCCCGGACGATTTCGATCCGTTTGCCAGCCTGGCCAGGCCCGAGCCCGCCCCGACACCGGCCTTCGATCCGCTCGCTTCGGCGTCGCGCCGCGTGCCGCCACCCATCACCTTCGACCCGCCGGGGGGCAGCGACGACCTCATTGCGCCGGTGCCGGAGAAGTCGGCGTCCATCGACGAGCTGTTCGGCCTGGGCAACACGCCGGCCGATCCGCTGGACGTGCTCAAGTCGGTCGATCCCGCGCCGTCGCCTGCGCCGTCGGCCCCGGTGGACGACCCGCTGGTCCTGTTCGGCGGTCCGCCGGCACCGCAGGGAGCGGGCCCGGCGCAACCGGATCACACGAGCGCCGAGCACATGGCCTTCTCGCTGCCGCCGGTGGCCCGCCCCGCGACGCCGCCGCCTCCGGCGCCCGTGCCGGGGCGCGCGCCCGCGGCGGCCTCGGTGAGCCCCGAGCAGATCGACGACCTGCTCGCTTCGGTCGGCCCGCTGGACGCCAGCAAGATGCCCACCGGCCAGTTCAAGGCCATGCCGCCGGCGCCGTCGGTGCCACCCGCGGCGTCGGCCCCGGCGAGCGCGCGCCCGGCGGGGCCGCCTGCGCAGCCGGCCTCGGTGGACGCCCTGATGGCCGCGTTCAGCGAAGGGCTGGGCGCGCCGGTCAACCTGCCGGACGGCGTCACCGAGGAGTTCATGTACCGCATGGGCGGGCTGGTGCGCGAGGCCATCAAGGGGACCGTGGACCTGCTCAACGCACGCGCCGTCACCAAGCGCGAGGTCAAGGCCAGCGCGACGCTGATCATGGAGCGCAACAACAACCCGCTGAAGTTCTCGCCCGACGCGAAGACGGCAATGCTGTACCTGGTCTCGGGTCGCCTCAACCCGGCCTTCATGCCGCCGATCACCGCGATGCGCGACGCGTACAACGACCTGCGCTCGCACCAGTTCGGCTTCATGGCCGGCACCAAGGCCGCGCTCGAAGGCGTGCTGGAGCGCTTCGAGCCGCAGCGGCTGGAGAGCCGCCTGACCGACAAGGGCCTGGTCGAGTCGCTGATCCCGGCGGCGCGCAAGGCCCGCCTGTGGGACCTGTTCAACGAGCTGTACCAGGAGATCGCGCGCGAGGCCGAGGACGACTTCCACGCGCTGTTCGGGCAGGCCTTCCTGAAAGCCTACGAGGAGCATGTCGAGGCGCTGCGGCGCGACATGCCGGAAGACGAATGATGCTGTCGCTGACCGCGCACCTGCTGCACAGCCAGGGAGGCCGCTCCTACCAGGAGGACGCCTGGGGCTACCACGTGAGGCAGGACGTCGCCTGCCTCGTGGTCGCCGACGGGGCGGGCGGCCACGGGGGCGGGGACCTGGCCTCGCAGCTGGTGGTGCGAGCCATCCTGGAGCAGCACGCGATGCAGCCGCAGTGCTCGATGGAAGCGGCCGCGGCGCTGATCCAGCATGCCCAGCAGGTGGTCCTGGCCGGGCAGCGCCGCTTCGCGCAGTACACCGACATGCGCTCCACCGTGGTGATGGCGCTGGTGGACCTGGCGACGGGACAGGCGGTGTTCGGCAATGTCGGCGACTCGCGCGCCTACTGGTTCCACGACGCGACCGTGCTGCTGCAGACCCGCGACCACAGCTTGGTGCAGCAGATGGTCGATGCCGGCATGATCGGCAGCGACCAGATCCGCTCGCGCAAGGAGCGCAGCGTGCTGACCAGTTCGCTGGGCAGTCCCGGCGCGCTCGAACCCTACGTCTACGAGCTCGGCCGCCCGGCCGCCGCGGGCGACGTGCTGCTGCTGTGCACCGACGGCCTGTGGGAGTACGTGCACGAGGACGAGATGCAGCAGGTGCTGCGGCTGGACCAGGACGGCGACCGCCATCTCGCCTGCTTCGAGCAGCGGGTGCAGCAACGCGCCCCGCGCCATTGCGACAACTTCACCGGGCTGATGGCCGTCTTCCACCGCGATGACGCCGCCACTGGCCAGGCCCTGGACCCGGAATCCACCGTGATCGCGCCGCTGGACCCGTTGGGACGCGGCCCGGCTTGAGCCACGGGCGGGACACGGTCACCCACGAGAACTTCCCAGGAGAACCCCATGAACATGCGAGCCCCTTTCATCCTGCACACCGTCGCTGCGGCCTGCGTCGCGTTCGCGGTGTCGGCCTGCGGCGACAAGCCGTCCGAGGCGCCGGCCGCGCCACCGTCTGCAGCCGGCACTGCCGCGCCGGCGGGCAACGAGGTGCTGTTCGAGGCGAACCAGAACGTGGCGGTCACCGGCCCGGCCTTCATCGAATGGCGCGACCAGATGCTGGCCCAGGGCGAGGGCAAGCTGCTGCAGGTCACCGGACGGGCCTACGCCAACGAGAGCGGCAGCGGCGGCGAGGACCTCGGGCAGGCACGCGCCGAGGCGGCCAGCATCCTGTTCATGGAAAAGCTCGATCCCGAGCGCATCGTGCTGAAGTCGGAGACCCTGCCCGGCGATCCGCCCTCCGGCCGCTTCGAGGCGGTGCGCTTCGAGTGGATCGACGCCCCGGCCGACGCAGTGGCCGGCGCCGAGGCCGGAGCCGAGCCCGCGAGCGGCGAGGAGGCGGCCACGAGCGTGGCGGCGGCACCGGCTCCGGAACCGGCAGCACCGGCAGCCGAACCTGCGCCGGCCGCCGAGCCGGTCCCCGCGCCCGCGCCGGCCGCCAGTCCCGCGCCTGCGGCCGCCGACAGCGTGCGCGCGCTGGTGCTGTACTTCGACACCGGCAGCGCCACCCCGCGCCTGGGCGCCGAGGAGCGCAAGCAGCTGCAGGCGCTGGTGGCTTCGGCCGGCGAGGGGGGCATCAACGTGGTCGGCCATGCGGACAGCCGCGGTGCCCCCGAGTTCAACCGGACCCTGAGCGCCGCGCGGGCCGAGGCGGTCAAGCGCCTGCTGGTGCGCCTGGGCGCGAAGGCCGAGGCGGTGCAGACCAGCGGCCAGGGCTCGGACCAGCCGGTCGAAAGCAACGACGCGGCAGCCGGCCGGGCGAAGAACCGGCGGGTCGAGATCAGCGTGATGTGACGAGGCTGCGGTGGTCGCCGGTGCGGCGGCCACCGCAGGCCGGGCGCCTGCGCCGCTTCAGTCGGTGGGCCGGAACTGCTGGATCAGCACGCGGCACTCGATGCCATGCGGCGCGACTTCCTTCCACTCGACGTCACCGCCCAGCTGCTTGACCCGCTTGCGGATGCCGCCCAGGCCCAGCCCGTGGGTCCACGCGGCGGGGTTGCGCCCGATGCCGTTGTCGCGCACCACCAGCTCCAGGCGTTCCTGCTGCAGCGTGATGGTCACGTCCACCCGCGTGGCGCGTGAATGCGCGATGGCGTTGTTCGCCAGTTCCCGCAGCACCCGGGTCAGCGCCGACCATTGCACCACGCCGATCGGCACGTTGCGGTCGAAGCTGGTGTTCCAGCCCAGCTCGCATTCCGCCGCATCCAGCCGGTGCGCGAGGTCGCTCTTCCATTCGGCGGCCGCATCCGCCAGGTGATGGTGCTGCGCGGCCAGCCCGCGCGTGAGCGTCTTGAGGTCCTGCAGGGTGTGGCGGACGTAGTCCTCCATCTCCGGCGTCGGCGACTTGTACATCAGTGTCAGCAGCCGTGCGCCGATGTCGTCGTGCAGGTCCTGCGCGATGCGGGCGCGTTCTTCCGAGCGACCCTGTTCGACCGCCTTGTCGAAGGCCACGGCGCGGCGCAGCTGCTCGAAGATGCGGTCGGTCAGGCGCGCGTCCTCGCTGGTGAACAGCTTGCGCCCGCGGTGGGCGAAGCGGATCACGATGGAGCCCATGCTGGGCGCCTGGGGCTGCGGGTTGACCATGTTGGGGATGGGCACCACCAGCGTCGAGCCGTTGTTGAGCACGCGCGAGGCCGCCGTGAGCTTGTCCACCACGTGAATCTCCAGCGGCTCGAACAGATCGCGCAGCAGCCGCACCAGCAGCGGGCCGGTGCGCTCCGGCCGGGCCTCGACCTCGCGCGCGATCTTGTACAGCTGCTCGAACATCCGCTCGGTCGTGACCACGCTGCTGCCCATCAGTCGGTCCAGCAGCCATTGC is a window from the Caldimonas thermodepolymerans genome containing:
- the tagH gene encoding type VI secretion system-associated FHA domain protein TagH, encoding MLQIRVVSVAGQPPATPIVAQFGPAGGSIGRNEGNTLVLPDEAKTISRQHALIQMQGQGYVLLDKGANPTLRNRVPVGAGQVVPLEPGDELCIGPYVLTVERPAAAAFDPNSTQVAPAPVAPVPPSAPAAPFALPPASAAPSAPPAAPAAADDPFAGLFGAAPAAPAAARDDPLAGWGGAPAPAPAPGPVPAIPDDFDPFASLARPEPAPTPAFDPLASASRRVPPPITFDPPGGSDDLIAPVPEKSASIDELFGLGNTPADPLDVLKSVDPAPSPAPSAPVDDPLVLFGGPPAPQGAGPAQPDHTSAEHMAFSLPPVARPATPPPPAPVPGRAPAAASVSPEQIDDLLASVGPLDASKMPTGQFKAMPPAPSVPPAASAPASARPAGPPAQPASVDALMAAFSEGLGAPVNLPDGVTEEFMYRMGGLVREAIKGTVDLLNARAVTKREVKASATLIMERNNNPLKFSPDAKTAMLYLVSGRLNPAFMPPITAMRDAYNDLRSHQFGFMAGTKAALEGVLERFEPQRLESRLTDKGLVESLIPAARKARLWDLFNELYQEIAREAEDDFHALFGQAFLKAYEEHVEALRRDMPEDE
- a CDS encoding PP2C family protein-serine/threonine phosphatase is translated as MMLSLTAHLLHSQGGRSYQEDAWGYHVRQDVACLVVADGAGGHGGGDLASQLVVRAILEQHAMQPQCSMEAAAALIQHAQQVVLAGQRRFAQYTDMRSTVVMALVDLATGQAVFGNVGDSRAYWFHDATVLLQTRDHSLVQQMVDAGMIGSDQIRSRKERSVLTSSLGSPGALEPYVYELGRPAAAGDVLLLCTDGLWEYVHEDEMQQVLRLDQDGDRHLACFEQRVQQRAPRHCDNFTGLMAVFHRDDAATGQALDPESTVIAPLDPLGRGPA
- a CDS encoding OmpA family protein, coding for MNMRAPFILHTVAAACVAFAVSACGDKPSEAPAAPPSAAGTAAPAGNEVLFEANQNVAVTGPAFIEWRDQMLAQGEGKLLQVTGRAYANESGSGGEDLGQARAEAASILFMEKLDPERIVLKSETLPGDPPSGRFEAVRFEWIDAPADAVAGAEAGAEPASGEEAATSVAAAPAPEPAAPAAEPAPAAEPVPAPAPAASPAPAAADSVRALVLYFDTGSATPRLGAEERKQLQALVASAGEGGINVVGHADSRGAPEFNRTLSAARAEAVKRLLVRLGAKAEAVQTSGQGSDQPVESNDAAAGRAKNRRVEISVM